TCCTTCTACGTCTACTTCTTGAAGGGGTTTCCATGGTCGTGAGATGCTTGGTTTGATCGTCGATGGCTGACCCTGATTAGGGTTTGGTGTGAATTAGTTCGTTCCTTTGATTGATTGGGGCTCTGATGGTGTTGCTTGTGCTACTGCATTTTAATTTTTGTATGTTTGAATTAGATATAGTTTAGTGCTGCACAGTGGGGGTCATTTCCTACGTGAGGTGATTTCATCTGCTCTATTACTGTGGTTTAGttcattttcaattttttttcataatttatgGGATgggtatacatatacatgtaagAGAACTAGCAAAAGTTTACTGCAAGTGTGCATACCTGTTGCACATTGGTTAAGGTTTCGTTGTAGAGATGCTGAGAGTGGCTTGTTCTAATCCGTTATTGATGCTGTAGTTGACTTACTGCTCCAGTTTATACAACCATTACTAGACCATGGGCAGGAAAATTCATGTAGTTAATCTCAATCCAGATGCAGAGCACTTCAACTATCCTGTAGATATGGGTAAAGATGTTTTTTATGCCTTGTATGTGCAAatttagacaaggtttctaATTGGCTTTTTGGTATATTTGTAGATATTAGGGAGTTCATATCATTGGATGATGTTATGGAGGAGCTTGAGATGGGACCAAATGGTGGCCTTATCTATTGCATAGAGTATCTTGTTGTTTTAAACTGTATCTGTTTATTCTTGTCTCCCAAGCTATGTAGTTCTGTTGCACATTATGTGCAATTTGTCGATGTTGCAATTCAATCTTATTCCTAATTACTACTGATTAGTGGGCCATGAGGTCGGGCATGCAACATCTACCTGTTGGGATAGAAGCTGGTCTCCTAGTacattttacaaatataaattattctATGACTATCTTGAAGCTCAAGGTTTAGTGCATACATGTTTCAAAGGTGTTCCTTTGCTAGGAAGTTAGAATAGAAGAAGTGTAAATTGTGGCCATGCGATCATTAGATGTTCCTTGATATGACAATGAATGTTATAGGATGGGTTGCCCAAGAATCAAACTACCTAAGTTATGGCAATGTAATTCGCTAAGGATATTAATATTTCTTACAATCATGTGATTTATTTTGTTAGGATCTTATACTGTCACATGTTGTTTCATTAACAAAGGTTCGGGCACCTTAAAGATAGTTTGGATGATTAGTTGAATGAACAGCTAGAAAACTATTTGGATGATGACTATCTTGTCTTCGATTGCCTTGGTATATTCTCAATTTATGTTTGCATGCTGTAATTGTTTTTGTAGGACATACAATGGtaactagaggggggtgaataggcgtcgtACCAAATTCTTCTGAATCAGATGAACTTCTCCTTTGTTTCATCCTACGCACATTAAAAACTCAAATGGAAGCAAATagagagaaacaaagaaaagaattgATAACATGTGACTCCATGGATGAGATATGAACACAAGATTCCATTTAAGACCATTCTATGACCCTAGTTACAAAAAACTCGTAACTTTAAAAGAAACTCAAAAAGACGGTCAGCGAGTGAAGAAACTCCCTAAGCTAATGacttagaggcaagagaatacGAGAACCAAAATTATACTATTATACGCATATTTTATGCCCCTATCAACAAAGAGATTAAATTCACAAGAGTGGAAAAACCGCAATTCAAAagagaaaacgaaaatcacaaccgaaaaagaaaaacttgcaaaagaAGCAAGAAACCTAAAGAAGAAGACTAGAAGGGgatgaacacaagctcatgcGAGAAAATCAACTTTATTAAGCAcagaggttagccctattttagataaattataaagtattttcctctcacaaaagctctaacatattacaaagactaagtctATTCTCTCATCTCATCTAAAACCTATCACTAAGCTCTTAAGTAGCTGACTCAAGGCTCCCCTAAAGCTTTAcccatctatttataagcctaggaaGGTGTCTTAGCccttaaattttcttgttcctgAAATATCCCTCGCTTAGAATGGCCTCCTACTTACCaccggggtattttggtctattttttgttCCGTCCATCGAACAGACGTGACACCTTCACgatttagcttcacctcgatgctAGCTTTGTGATGATGCACGTGCAGCCTATTcctccatggttttgaggccaaccAGCGAAACCAGctcgcatgcttctcaaagcgttaCTCAAGggctgtttgtttgggcttctgcttttgggctttttctgaaaagctgtgcttttggtttgtctgaaaagatatttttggaaatagatcgttggcttctacaacaaatttttggcttctcagcataTTGCTTCTTAGAAAAGTATCTCTCAacaagcttctcagctttagtttattttccttaGAAACAAGCTTCTGACTTCTCCAGAAGTCACTTTTCCAGAACTCCATTTGTTTTGTCTTCTGGCTTCTGACAGCAGCAGAAACAGAACCAGAAGTAGAAAATAAAGAGGGCCTCACTACTGCTTGTTTTGACcctaagcaagcatcccgatatcgatacgtgtactctatcttgtgatcttgaccgccgctatgtctctccctctcccgatccctcggggcgccttgtcacttgcaccaacatTTTCTTCATTTGACTTTATCACTacatcgtcttcatccttcctttcatgctttgcttgatcttcatgaACACAGTTAGGATCATTCCTGACTCTGTTCGGCCTTCATGATCATCTGGCACTAAACTTCCCGCTTGGCTATGATCATCCCGCCAttgatcgccaagttgcatcatcacctgcacaacattatgcaagcaaacatgtttttcCAAACCTCCAAAAACATCTCTACTTAGCCTAACATCAAAATCTCTATTGAAGGACCAAATCCATGAAAAtttatgaacatcggatgttttgGTGTGTACCCATCTCTGAATACCAGATCATTTGGTGTGTGCACTGATTTCTCTACTGAAAACATTCTGGGAAACTCTCCTGTGAAACCTCTGGTATGTACCAAACCCATCATCGAATTATTCGGTGAGTACATCTGCATCAGACcacattttgcaacctctctgataAATGGTCCGGTGTACCCTCCGATGTTCACTCTGCTCATagccggattatctggtgtgcATCTTCTCTCTGGCACCAAAAATAGACTTCTTTGAaaaactatccggtgtgtactgAGCTTCATCCCCAGACCAGCCGGTGGGTCAAACTCCACCTGGCACAAAAAACATACGTCTCtagaaaatgcttcggtgtttACATCCCCTAAatactggaccatccagtgcacAGTTCAAGTTTTATCTTTGTATAGAAAAAAGCTCCGGCGTGCACTGCCTCtgatcatcagactatctggtgtgtacaactttCTACATACAAGATCATCCGGTAAGTACTATTTCCCTGTACTCAGATACAAAAATACAAACTCCATTTCCTTTTCACATTTGGTCAGACATGattatatttgcaacatatagacatgctcatgcaacCAAAAACTCATCAAACCAAGACTATAAtcttgttaatcactcatcacaaataaattaAGGCATGTTTTCATTTGGTTTCTCAGTTTTTTACAAGTAGGAGGAACTTCTAATTTAATTAAGCATATCTATATAAATTTGCAAGGCTCGTCATCTATTCTAGATGTAAGTGAATTACATTGAACCACTATAAATATAATGTATAACTGTAAGGTCCAATTCTGAAAGTGTTAACTTTGGATTTgtaaatatgcaaagttctGCAAAGATGCAGTTTGTATGTGTATATTCTCATGAATTGCTTATGTTCATAGATTAGGCATACCATGTTCAAAATAGAATGACTGATAGTAAAACTAAACATTTTTTAGATAGTTTATATCCTTCTGGTAGATGAAGGATACTTGTTTCTACAAGCTGTGTGAAGTGTAGAAATATTCAGTAGAGTTTGGACCTATACTGGAATTACTAGTGGTGCATATGCATTATTGTTTAGGTTCCTATGCTGCAGTTTCTGAATTTCAATTGCCCTTTGGTCTGATTATATTAATATGATGTTCTGACTTGTTCCTTTTCTTGTTCATACCGACAAACATTGGACTTTTCTTGTTCATACTGACAAGCATTAGAAGTAAAAAAGTGCGTGCCTATATAgaaatctattacatatattaaaggccAAGATTTAGAGCGATTCTCAGGGATCAAGTTAGTGCAACTACTGTTCATATGGGTCCTacgtatgtgtatgtatatatacggatacatatatatatgtacacatatacatatgcatGTATATGCGTATACACATATGTATGAACAgatgcatatacatatacataaaaatacatatatgtacacataattttttgggaaattttagaaaaatagcgaatgaaataatagttatattgataaatctgCCGAAATAATCTAAAacacatagaaaaatatctaaaactcaaaaaaaaaaaaatgaaacaaatttagttaggttcgtattactgtcgtctacatgttaaaattatgtgcatgcatgaaagttccactgttttctctataattaaatgaatgtgttaaatattgataaattcataaataaatattgaggtTGAGATTAGTAGCAGACCCAGAATAAAAATAATCAGGTATCCCACTTATTGGACTAGAGATTCAGGTGTCCCACTTGTTAGGCTAAGATGTGTCATATGGCATGATACATATGATGAATcacttaaaaataaaaaattattcggTATCCGGTGTACCTCTAGCCTTGAAAGTGGATGCGCTCCTGGTTGGGATATGAGAGCCTGTGGCCAATTATGGTCCATATTCGCCGGGTGAATCTTCATTGCATGAAGAGATGAAGTGCCATTTCAAGTGCCCTTTTGCATAGTGGACACCCCGTTGCTTTGCCATCCCCTCTCCACAAGCATGTCTGACGTTCATAGTCGGTTTAGAAGGCTAGCTTGGTGAAAAATTTGTATTTCGGCGACACCCAAACCTTCGAGATGATGGTGTCAAAGTTGGTCTCCATGACCCTAGGAATTGCGCCTTGTAAGCTGAACGAGCTATATATTCACCATGGGTGGTGAGTTTCCACGAGATGTCATCGATATTGCCCCTAGGAATTTTTAAAGTTTTAAACATGGATTTTGAAAGTTCAATTGGATAGAATTCTGGAAGCTCCTGAAGGAGTAAGGGGAGTAACTGCCCGATGGATCCAATCTATCTGCATGGGCACTTGTTAGTGAATATAAAATACTTTTTGGACCATGAAATGATGAAATATTAATCAACTAAGCCTAAATAAGAAGCTTTTTCTTAACAACGCGACTAAATTTCAagctatattaaaaaaaacaaagcgATTAAATTTGCAACACGAAACACTTTCTCCCTAGGCAGGTTCGGTGGAAATTTGCTTTATGCAGGGAACCAAGCTCTCTGGACTCGGGCCAGGCCCAATTCAAGCTGGCGCGGCCCACGAATGCTGGCCACGCCTCGTCTACACTTTTGCGTCACCGGAACAGCGCAAAAGCCGAGCGGAGGCCGCTTCGCTTCCCCCCGCTCACCCTCAGCGGCCGCCAACAACCCTCTCCACCAATGCCGGCGCCCCCCGCCGCTTCTTGGCACCGGCACGCCGTGGCGGCGGCGTCCTCATCTACTCCTAGAACCCTCCtccttcccccggtcctcctcctcttcgtgcTCTCCAGAGCACCAGATCTCACCTTCTCCGCCACCTCCACTGCCGTCATCGCCTCCCGTCGCCTCCCTGATCAGGTCCACCCCATCGACTGCTACGCCTCGCCACAGGCCTCGCCGGTCTTCGCCAGCCTCGTTGAAGGCGTGCCCAACCCCTTCTTCTACTCGCTCGCCGATGGGCGCTCTCCCCGACTACCCCCACAAGAACATCGCCCGCCTCCTCAAGGGAAAGCGGTTCCGCAAGCCCGACATCTCCGAGACCATCCAGGAGCTGCTCGGCGGGGAGGTAGGGAAGGGGAGGCCATCCGAAGGGGTGGTGGTGGACATGGGGGCCAATGTCGGCATGGCGGCGTTCGCGGCCGCCGTGATGGGGTTTCGGGTGGTGGCGTTCGAGCCCGTGTTCGAGAACCTGCAGCGGATTTGCGACGGGGTGTACCTCAACCGGGTGCAGGATCGGGTTGTGGTGTATCACGCGGCGGCTTCTGATCGAGTTGGGAACATCACTATGCATAAGATACCGGTTCTGACTAGCTTTTAAGGTCATCCGTATTAGTTTTTTCTGGCCTGTTCTGCTGCTTAGTGGAATCTTTTAAGATTGTGGTGCTCATCATATGTCTCAGTTAGCTATACTCAAGTCTGTCTGTTTGATTTTCCTTAGCAGATTAACTCATCAGTAGAACTTTGGGTTTAGTCATCATCCTTCGTTGCTGTAATTGCCAAATGGAGTCATTTAGAAATCGAAACACTACAGGTTTTTGAAAtaaatggttttttttttgtactgATCCCCCTATCTGGCAATTGTGTCTTGTATTTGGTGGAATAAGCTAACATGAAAGATCAATATTAGTTGTCCAGTATCATACTAATCTGCTTTAATATTATTAAAGCAACACAATGCCCTTTGCATAATTGCATTAAAGGATTACTATATTTCTCGGAAATTTACAACCTGTCTACTTTTTCTAATGTTCATATGGAACCATATTGGGTTGATTGACACTATCACATATCTGAAATAGATGACATAATTGCATAAGtaaaatatgcatgcatgtaagtgGTTTCAGTTTGTCAATTATTCTGATTCTTAGCTTCATATGAGATCTGGCATATTGTAGAAACCTCAGTTTCCGTTCTATATGTCTGGATAATGcttctatttttctttattcATATCTTATTGTGAGTATTCTGGTAAACTAGGTGATTGGCCGACTTGACAACAGTGCTATATCTGCAACTGGTGCGAAGTTAGCATTCAGGTCTAATGCAGAAATTGCTGTTGAGGTTGCTACAGTCCCATTGGGTGAAGTCATTCCTGATGCTGAGTGGGTTCTTATGATCAAAGTTGATGTTCAAGGTTGGGAATACCATGTACTAAGGAGGAAAGGTGAAGCTCCCCACCTTAtatatgaagaagatgaacgcCTGCTGCAGGCAAGCAACAGTAGCGCACAGGAGATAAGGGCATTTCTCACTAGTGTTGGTTACAATCACTGTACATGGCGTGGCACGGATGCTCACTGTACAAAAGAATAGACAACTAGGTTTTCAATTGGTGCTTTGATGCCCCTAAGTTGAGGGTCATGTATGAACAGCGAAGAATCAATAGGATGTCCTGAGCTATAGCAAAAGCAGTTTTTGGCCTGTTGTCAGTCTGCAGACCAGAGGTTTAGACATGTCATGTATCCAATAGTTGTGTTACCTTTAACTCCATGgtttccttatttttttctctttaggTTTGTTTGTTGATTGCTGTGTCTTTTCTTATTATATGTTATAGATGTTTGATCTAATGGCATTTTTAGCTACGATAATGTAGCTTATCTTATTAAATTTCACTTGCTTCTTTTGGCTCAATATATGTGTGTGTTGGGCGTCTTGAATCCTAATGGATATTTCTAGATACTAGTGCATTATTTGGATTATGACCTTGAAATGTATGCTAATTACTGAATATCATTAATATAGATGCTTCAGTTTTGTCTATCGAGAAGCATCTGGGATATTTTGTCTAAGTTGAATAGCAAAGttaatttatttaattcttttttttggcTGACCTCACATATTCCTTTTCGGCTGTATCGTTTACCCACTGAAATTATTTTACTTGATTACTTTAAATTAGATTTGACATAACTTTTACCTGAAATGTTGAGATCTCGCGAACTCGAATTTTCTTTCTGAGAGGGCAGCATGATGAATGGTTAAAAAAGAACAAGTTGATACTGCACTTAGCTGATTGCACCTTTTTCAAAAGTATTTGTAGATAGTTTAGCTAGTAGTACTTCTATGGAGTTAAACGAATCTTGTTTAATTTTAGAAGTATTTGGTACACCAAATTGCCAACCTTAAATTTAAGTTACATCAACATCTATAATAATGGATCTTAAGTTTGAGATTGAAAAAAATACACTATTGTTCTGTTTTCAATCTCTGCAGAATTTCACCTTCTATCTCGATCCAAGGGATGTGTGCAATCTTTGGCCAGTCAACACCATATTCTTTTATGAGCTTCTCCTTGAGCAGTGGGTGGCAGAGTGCAACTTCAATCTTCCTAAGGGATAGTGGCAGAGGTTCCTTTGTCAGTGATTCCAACTCAGGGCAGTTCCATAAGACCAACTTATACAGGGACTCTATACCGGATAGTGTGGAAGGAAGTGATTGCAGAGAATTGCAGCCACTTATACATAGGCTCTGGAGTGACTTGAGCTGTCGGAGGACATCGTCATCATCTGTACTGAAGGAGGTCATCTCTGAGCAATCTTGGATTTCTAGGCTCTCAATGAGCTCAAGCCTTTCTCTTATAAGAGGACACCTGAGTATTGTCATTTGATCAGTGATAATGCTTCTAAGTGATCCAAAGCTTGCTATGATTTCATTGGTCATTGGTGAGGAGAAACTGGCAAGTAACAGAGGGCAGTTGAATATGCAAAGAGATGAGACACTGGATCTGCCAGTGGTCGCATGTGCCAACTTTACGTCATGGTGGTATGGTACCCAGTACCCTTTCCTTGCAGTTGTTATCTCCGTAAAGTTAGGAGGTAGTGGAGGCAGTGCTTGGAGCTTCTCACAATCCTTAATCACAATGTTGcggacattcctcattgtctgACCACTCCATAGCCACTCACTGAGTTCTGGCATGTCATCAAGCACCAGCTCCTCCAGTGATTGGAATGGCACCTGTTGGCTGCCACTGCCATATGCCTCTGGGCCTATCTGCCTCAGCATTTTCAAACGCTGTAACCAGATCGTTCTGACAGAGGGAAGCTGACCAAGTGGTGGAAGCTGCTCCCAAGCATTGCAGCCACTTAGGAAGATAAGCTCAAGATAACTTAGCCATTTGCTCTCAAGCCAACTAGGGGATTTGACTCCCATCCAACCCATGATGTCTAGTCTCTTCAGATTTTGATGTGGCTGGAGAGCTTCTAGTACATCCTCTTCCCTATTTGCATTAACTTCATCTCGATCAGATGCCCACATCAGCTGCAGCATAGATAGTTGGTCTTTCTTGTGCAGCACAGCTTCCTTTGCCTCATCAGGAGTGTCAACATTCTCAAGATTTCTGATCTGGAGGGATCCTTGGAGCTCATGTAGATGCCCAAGCTGAGCTATTTTGTGTGTTTCCTCTCTTGTAACCTTGAAAATCGGCAATCTCTGAAGGCATTTCAGCCTGCCAATGTCTGTTATAGCAGAAACAATCTGATTAGCTGCTGTGAGATGTCGAAGATTGACTAAGTTGTTCATTCTGGAAGGCAATTTTTCAAGCCTGCAACCTGATAAGTTCAGAACTTGTAGGTGGTAGAGTTTGCACAAGTATTCTGGTAGTGTGTTGATGGTAGTTGATGAGACATTTAGGTACCGGAGATGCACACATTGTCGTATTCTGTCAGGAAGTCTGTCCATCTTGCATGGTGATAAATCCAACACACGAAGGCTTTGTATGTTATCGAGAACTACTTGAGGGATGGAAACTTTGATTGGGGCCACCGTTCTGCTTGTGAGGAAAATGAGAGTGCGCAGATTCTTGTACGGGATGGTCTCATCAAGCTCCAAAAGGCTATCTAGATGAACTGACAGATGGCGCACTGAGGACGGGATCCTTGTCCATTCGTCACCTCCTATTCTGAAACATTCTTCGGTTGCAACTGATTTGGCAAGTTCATAAATTACAGGTGGCATTACATAATAGCTAACAAATTCTTTGTTCTGAATGGTGAAGAATGACCGATTACATAAATTAAGTAGGTATTCTTTCCCAATGTCCTCCATTCTCCTGCAACCATCTGGGTGTACAAAACCTTGTGCTATCCACAGGAGGATCAGCTGCTCAGATTCAAATTCCCAGTCCCTGGGGAAGATGCTGCAATATGCGAAGCATTGTTTTAGGTGTGCTGGCAGATTTTCATAGCTTGTTCGTAGAATTGGCATGATTTCCTCCCATACTGCATTTCTCTGCAAGACTTGTTTCCACTCATCTACACTGTGTTTACATTTCAGGCGTCCAGCTACCACCTTTGCGGCAAGAGGAAGACCACTGAGTGTCTCGGCAATTTTCCTTCCAATGTCCTCCAATTGTGAGTCGATGGTATGGTTCGTCTCGTCACACATAGAAGTCTTTATCACGGACCAGCAATCATTAACTAACAAGGCCTCCAAGCTAATTATATAGGATGATTGTAGCATCTCTGCCACCATCCTGGACCGAGTTGTCAGAAGTATCTTGCTCCCCTTTGCTCCGGCCTGTAAGGGGGCTAGCAGCTTCTGCCAGTTCTCTTGTTCTATTGCCATTGTCATGTTGTGATTGTTCCAAACATCATCTAAGACAAGGAAGAATCGTTTTGACGCAAGTCTTGCCTTCAGCGCCACTTGAAGTCTGTTGAAATTTGTTGTGCCGTCATGCCTAAACCGACTGCTGGAAGCTGACTCCAGCATTTCTTTTGTGATCCTCAACTCGTCAAAGAGATCAGTAACACAGATCCACATTCTCACGTCAAAGTTCTCTGTTATTCTAGTGGTATTGTACACATGCTGTGCTAGAGCAGTCTTGCCTATGCCACCTACCCCAATAACAGAGACAACAGCGACTGGATTCTCATCATGAGAACTTAATAGAGTGGTTACTAACCGTTGAGCTTCGGAGTCCCGTCCGGTGATTTTCCCGTGGGCTATTGAGCTAGTCATGATGTAGCGATTATTGCTTCTGATGTTCCTTGGTAAGCTGAGTGCTTCACTAACTCCACTTGCAACCTGCTCAAGACGCTCCAACAGATTTACTAGCTTTTTCTTGACCTTGGTTGATCTATCCCAACATGGTTCCAGGCTAGAAGCTGGGGTACCTTGGTTGCGAAACCGGGAATGCATGAAGGTGCTGATTGGGCTACTGCTGCTCTCGTTTGCACTGGATTCTTCCATTTCATGATGGACACGGTTGTACTCAAGCTTGTCTAGGAGATCCTCTGCATCATACATGACATCTCGGAGCTCCCGCATCCATGGAAGGGAGCTGTTGGAGAGTTCTGGCACCAGCTCAGTTCCATGGAGAACTGACTGTGTGCGAAGCAAAGCAACACGAAGCCTGTCCAGCTCATGGTCGATGCCATAGTCAGCCGCCCACCTCCAAAGCTTGTAGGACAGATACTTGTCAAAGATAACCTGGATGAACCAGCCACCTACAGCCAGGTAACTGGAGATGTCCATATTGGTGATTATTGAACTTGCTATCTCTTCTTAAGAGAGATGTACTGCC
The sequence above is drawn from the Phragmites australis chromosome 10, lpPhrAust1.1, whole genome shotgun sequence genome and encodes:
- the LOC133930487 gene encoding putative disease resistance RPP13-like protein 1 isoform X2, which produces MKWKNPVQTRAAVAQSAPSCIPGFATKVASGVSEALSLPRNIRSNNRYIMTSSIAHGKITGRDSEAQRLVTTLLSSHDENPVAVVSVIGVGGIGKTALAQHVYNTTRITENFDVRMWICVTDLFDELRITKEMLESASSSRFRHDGTTNFNRLQVALKARLASKRFFLVLDDVWNNHNMTMAIEQENWQKLLAPLQAGAKGSKILLTTRSRMVAEMLQSSYIISLEALLVNDCWSVIKTSMCDETNHTIDSQLEDIGRKIAETLSGLPLAAKVVAGRLKCKHSVDEWKQVLQRNAVWEEIMPILRTSYENLPAHLKQCFAYCSIFPRDWEFESEQLILLWIAQGFVHPDGCRRMEDIGKEYLLNLCNRSFFTIQNKEFVSYYVMPPVIYELAKSVATEECFRIGGDEWTRIPSSVRHLSVHLDSLLELDETIPYKNLRTLIFLTSRTVAPIKVSIPQVVLDNIQSLRVLDLSPCKMDRLPDRIRQCVHLRYLNVSSTTINTLPEYLCKLYHLQVLNLSGCRLEKLPSRMNNLVNLRHLTAANQIVSAITDIGRLKCLQRLPIFKVTREETHKIAQLGHLHELQGSLQIRNLENVDTPDEAKEAVLHKKDQLSMLQLMWASDRDEVNANREEDVLEALQPHQNLKRLDIMGWMGVKSPSWLESKWLSYLELIFLSGCNAWEQLPPLGQLPSVRTIWLQRLKMLRQIGPEAYGSGSQQVPFQSLEELVLDDMPELSEWLWSGQTMRNVRNIVIKDCEKLQALPPLPPNFTEITTARKGYWVPYHHDVKLAHATTGRSSVSSLCIFNCPLLLASFSSPMTNEIIASFGSLRSIITDQMTILRCPLIRERLELIESLEIQDCSEMTSFSTDDDDVLRQLKSLQSLCISGCNSLQSLPSTLSGIESLYKLVLWNCPELESLTKEPLPLSLRKIEVALCHPLLKEKLIKEYGVDWPKIAHIPWIEIEGEILQRLKTEQ
- the LOC133930487 gene encoding putative disease resistance RPP13-like protein 1 isoform X1, which encodes MDISSYLAVGGWFIQVIFDKYLSYKLWRWAADYGIDHELDRLRVALLRTQSVLHGTELVPELSNSSLPWMRELRDVMYDAEDLLDKLEYNRVHHEMEESSANESSSSPISTFMHSRFRNQGTPASSLEPCWDRSTKVKKKLVNLLERLEQVASGVSEALSLPRNIRSNNRYIMTSSIAHGKITGRDSEAQRLVTTLLSSHDENPVAVVSVIGVGGIGKTALAQHVYNTTRITENFDVRMWICVTDLFDELRITKEMLESASSSRFRHDGTTNFNRLQVALKARLASKRFFLVLDDVWNNHNMTMAIEQENWQKLLAPLQAGAKGSKILLTTRSRMVAEMLQSSYIISLEALLVNDCWSVIKTSMCDETNHTIDSQLEDIGRKIAETLSGLPLAAKVVAGRLKCKHSVDEWKQVLQRNAVWEEIMPILRTSYENLPAHLKQCFAYCSIFPRDWEFESEQLILLWIAQGFVHPDGCRRMEDIGKEYLLNLCNRSFFTIQNKEFVSYYVMPPVIYELAKSVATEECFRIGGDEWTRIPSSVRHLSVHLDSLLELDETIPYKNLRTLIFLTSRTVAPIKVSIPQVVLDNIQSLRVLDLSPCKMDRLPDRIRQCVHLRYLNVSSTTINTLPEYLCKLYHLQVLNLSGCRLEKLPSRMNNLVNLRHLTAANQIVSAITDIGRLKCLQRLPIFKVTREETHKIAQLGHLHELQGSLQIRNLENVDTPDEAKEAVLHKKDQLSMLQLMWASDRDEVNANREEDVLEALQPHQNLKRLDIMGWMGVKSPSWLESKWLSYLELIFLSGCNAWEQLPPLGQLPSVRTIWLQRLKMLRQIGPEAYGSGSQQVPFQSLEELVLDDMPELSEWLWSGQTMRNVRNIVIKDCEKLQALPPLPPNFTEITTARKGYWVPYHHDVKLAHATTGRSSVSSLCIFNCPLLLASFSSPMTNEIIASFGSLRSIITDQMTILRCPLIRERLELIESLEIQDCSEMTSFSTDDDDVLRQLKSLQSLCISGCNSLQSLPSTLSGIESLYKLVLWNCPELESLTKEPLPLSLRKIEVALCHPLLKEKLIKEYGVDWPKIAHIPWIEIEGEILQRLKTEQ